One Ictalurus furcatus strain D&B chromosome 24, Billie_1.0, whole genome shotgun sequence DNA segment encodes these proteins:
- the cd164l2 gene encoding CD164 sialomucin-like 2 protein isoform X1 produces MRCVTVVLCCTVLLMQLIMTSSQTAEDSAISDCSQLDSCDRCTSGDPALNLTRCIWRSCDNDNNTRCISDTEDSGDCAVYNDTNSCPFRESFDDGGPDDSSSGSAPELTQASFDLSSFIGGIILVLSLQAGAFFALRFLKAKDSTYETIDQPQ; encoded by the exons ATGAGGTGCGTCACAGTTGTGCTGTGTTGCACTGTTCTGCTAATGCAGCTGATTATGACCAGTTCACAAACTGCAG AGGATTCAGCCATTAGTGACTGTTCTCAGCTGGATTCATGTGATCGATGCACAAGTGGAGACCCTGCCCTCAATCTGACACGCTGTATTTGGAGAAGCTGTGACAATG ATAATAACACAAGATGCATATCCGACACAGAAGACTCTGGAGACTGCGCCGTGTACAATGACACAAACTCCTGCCCAT ttCGTGAGAGTTTTGATGACGGTGGGCCAG ATGACTCTTCTTCAGGCTCGGCACCAGAGCTGACCCAGGCATCATTTGACCTGTCCAGCTTCATAGGTGGGATCATACTTGTGTTGTCACTCCAAGCAGGGGCCTTCTTTGCTCTGCGCTTCCTCAAGGCAAAAGACAGCACCTATGAGACCAT TGACCAACCCCAGTGA
- the cd164l2 gene encoding CD164 sialomucin-like 2 protein isoform X2, giving the protein MRCVTVVLCCTVLLMQLIMTSSQTAEDSAISDCSQLDSCDRCTSGDPALNLTRCIWRSCDNDNNTRCISDTEDSGDCAVYNDTNSCPYDSSSGSAPELTQASFDLSSFIGGIILVLSLQAGAFFALRFLKAKDSTYETIDQPQ; this is encoded by the exons ATGAGGTGCGTCACAGTTGTGCTGTGTTGCACTGTTCTGCTAATGCAGCTGATTATGACCAGTTCACAAACTGCAG AGGATTCAGCCATTAGTGACTGTTCTCAGCTGGATTCATGTGATCGATGCACAAGTGGAGACCCTGCCCTCAATCTGACACGCTGTATTTGGAGAAGCTGTGACAATG ATAATAACACAAGATGCATATCCGACACAGAAGACTCTGGAGACTGCGCCGTGTACAATGACACAAACTCCTGCCCAT ATGACTCTTCTTCAGGCTCGGCACCAGAGCTGACCCAGGCATCATTTGACCTGTCCAGCTTCATAGGTGGGATCATACTTGTGTTGTCACTCCAAGCAGGGGCCTTCTTTGCTCTGCGCTTCCTCAAGGCAAAAGACAGCACCTATGAGACCAT TGACCAACCCCAGTGA